The proteins below are encoded in one region of Arenibacter algicola:
- the kdsB gene encoding 3-deoxy-manno-octulosonate cytidylyltransferase: MKIIAMIPARYAASRFPGKLMQDLQGKPVIQRTYEAAVKTGLFQEVYVVTDSTTIYDTITNIGGKAIMSIKQHECGSDRIAEAVESMGVDIIVNVQGDEPFTDRESLASVIEVFKDDVKKEIDLASLMTRITDWVEINDPNTVKVIVDNQNFALYFSRAPIPYPRSRELDIPYFKHKGIYAFRKSALMDFQRLPMLILEATEKIEAIRYLEYGKKIKMVETSVTGIEIDTPEDLEKAKKVWK; this comes from the coding sequence GGTAAGCTTATGCAGGACCTTCAAGGGAAACCTGTAATACAAAGAACCTATGAAGCAGCTGTAAAAACTGGTTTGTTTCAGGAAGTTTATGTAGTTACCGACAGTACCACTATTTATGATACCATTACCAATATAGGAGGCAAAGCCATAATGAGTATAAAGCAACATGAATGTGGAAGTGACCGTATTGCCGAGGCAGTTGAATCCATGGGTGTTGATATCATCGTAAATGTTCAGGGAGATGAGCCATTTACGGATAGGGAAAGCCTGGCCAGTGTAATCGAAGTTTTTAAGGATGACGTTAAAAAAGAAATAGATTTAGCTTCCTTAATGACTAGAATTACCGATTGGGTAGAGATCAATGACCCCAATACAGTTAAGGTAATTGTGGATAATCAGAATTTTGCCCTTTATTTTTCCAGGGCCCCAATACCATATCCCAGATCAAGGGAGTTGGACATACCTTATTTTAAGCACAAAGGAATTTATGCCTTTAGGAAAAGTGCTTTGATGGATTTTCAGAGACTGCCCATGCTTATATTAGAGGCGACGGAAAAGATAGAAGCCATTCGCTACTTGGAATATGGCAAGAAAATAAAGATGGTAGAAACTAGTGTTACCGGTATAGAAATAGACACGCCGGAAGATTTGGAAAAAGCAAAGAAAGTATGGAAATAG
- a CDS encoding HAD family hydrolase, which translates to MEIDFGNIKVVGFDADDTLWVNETYFRNAEEKFASLLDSYETKNQIDQELFKTEIKNLELYGYGIKGFMLSMIESALDLSNNRISQATITEILNLGKEMLSHPVELLDGVEQVLEALKDKYRLIVLTKGDLLDQERKLDKSGLSKYFHHVEVLSDKKEENYKNLLEHLEIPVEEFLMIGNSLKSDVLPILNIGAKAVHIPFHTTWQHEEVKPEEHNNDHLTLGTLSDILKFLK; encoded by the coding sequence ATGGAAATAGATTTTGGCAATATCAAAGTGGTTGGTTTTGATGCCGATGATACCCTTTGGGTAAATGAAACGTATTTTAGGAATGCGGAGGAAAAATTTGCCAGTCTTTTGGATAGTTATGAAACCAAGAATCAAATAGATCAGGAGCTGTTTAAAACCGAGATCAAGAACCTTGAACTATACGGTTATGGTATTAAAGGGTTTATGCTGTCCATGATAGAATCTGCCCTGGATCTTTCCAATAATAGGATTTCTCAGGCAACTATTACGGAGATTTTGAATCTAGGGAAAGAAATGCTGTCGCACCCAGTGGAATTGTTGGATGGTGTGGAGCAGGTATTGGAAGCCTTAAAGGATAAATATCGCTTAATAGTATTGACCAAAGGGGATTTGTTGGATCAAGAGCGGAAATTGGATAAATCCGGCCTGTCCAAATATTTTCATCATGTGGAAGTTCTAAGCGATAAAAAGGAAGAAAATTATAAGAATCTATTGGAGCATTTGGAAATTCCTGTGGAGGAATTTTTAATGATTGGAAATTCTTTAAAATCGGACGTATTACCTATATTGAACATTGGAGCAAAAGCTGTTCATATTCCCTTTCATACTACTTGGCAACATGAAGAGGTAAAGCCGGAGGAGCACAACAACGATCACCTTACCTTAGGCACCCTCTCCGATATTTTAAAGTTTCTTAAATAA